Below is a genomic region from Ostrea edulis chromosome 10, xbOstEdul1.1, whole genome shotgun sequence.
gtaaacaacatttgggactataTGTCACTAATACACAgtgcagagtttattatcggttattcataaaattattttgcaccattacggagatcctatggaattgtagcctcatcccgaaaacgtcagaataaaaaaaattggacagggctacattattgcagctagaaaaaaatcaaaaaccgtttcaatggaccacgagcaagtttcgttttccattttggacaagggagataatcctaatttCCGGTCGCTATAATTTTAGAGTCAAACTGGAAACAATAACCGGATCGCGGAAACTCATCGACcgagataaaatgaagacagaaaacggcgtttgtttcacattctactttcaacccttcccttctcttgttacattcctctcagtttcggtaaaaaataaagattttatcaaaacaaccacccacagatgcagttttctggcagtaggtacccaccatatatgcaattttctaccaatgacaagcacccatagatttttttttaattgccgtccccgggtacctcatatgttttaatagAACAGCCCTAAGACTGTGTATAAGTTTCAAATACCTGTGTTTACATTTGTGTATAAGTTTGACATACCTGTGTATAAGTTTGACATACCTGTGTATAAGTTTGCCATACCTGTGTATAAGTTTGTGTATAAATTTGACATACCTGAGTATAAGTTTGTGTATAAGTTTGCCATACCTGTGTTTAAGTTTGACATACCTGTGTATAAGTTTGTCATACCTGTGTACAAGTTTGTGCATAAGTTTGACATACCTGAGTATAAGTTTGTGTATAAGTTTGCCATACCTGTGTATAAGTTTGCCATACCTGTGTACAAGTTTGCCATACCTGTGTATAAGTTTGACATACCTGTGTATAAGTTTGCCATACCTGTGTACAAGTTTGTGCATAAGTTTGACATACCTGAGTATAAGTTTGTGTATAAGTTTGACATACCTGTGTACAAGTTTGCCATACCTCTGTATAAGTTTGACATACCTGTGTATAAGTTTGCCATACCTCTGTATAAGTTTGCCATGCCATACCTGTGTATAAGTTTGAAATACCTGCATAAGTACGGTCATCATTAATTTTCAGACAGAAGTAACAGCAAGTTTCAGGATTCTCTCTGTCCAAAGACGAAAAACAGTACTGAAGTCGTCCCCctgtaataaaaatgaaaaacatttctgaaGTCGTCCCCCCTTGTTACAAAGATGAAAAACAGTActgaagcccccccccccccccccccaccaaacCAAGATGAAAAACAGTACTGAAGTCGTCCCCCTGTAACAAATATGAAAACAGTAATGTTGAGTTGAGAGTTTGTTGAAGTATGAGTCCAAACTCGCTACTACGTGATATTTTAGTGGTGTTGAGTTGAGAGTTTGTAAAAGTTTGTGTTCAGTAGTAACTAAAGGCTATGTGATATTTCAGTGGTACTTACCCGAGATTTTCTGGAAGCGAAGACCCAGCCTGTCTCTGTAGAAGCTCGCAGCCAGTTCAAGCTCTTTTAGAGATTGTTCTGTGTCATGGGAATTCCCCTTCAGGGCTACAAACACCACATGGAAGTTAAAGCTCTGATTAGTTGGCACATTTCAGAAGgaacagtgttcgaaattggttttaAACTTGGTACAGATCAGGGGTCTATGTCAAAAGGAAATGaaatagacctcatcgaattggcatagaccgcaacattgaaaagaaatatcacaaataaaaacatttttatttacttctaatgtactaagaaagcatattttatttccatttccAATATCCTCCTTTCCTCACACCATTTATCAGACATCGATTGACCATGTAAGGTCCTTTgggataactttattgctttaaatctggAAAATCGGCATACACAATTTCGTCTATCTCGATTACAATTGGCATataccagtgtcatttgacatagactcggtctatcaGTCTATGGTTAACAcagaccagtgtcatttgacatagactcggtctatggttaatttcgaacactgaaGCAACATCACTAGAACTGTTATTTGTAATGGCCGAGCTCTATTCTATTATCAATTTGAATTGAATTCAAAATGCTATctcaaaataaatttcactgACTTCTAAATTTCAagatttaatgaaatagatcaatttgtaaatttgaCTTCAGTATAGTCTCAGTTTATGATCAGGGAACCAGAGTGCTGAGTCTCATACACTTAAGACCTGAGTGCTGAGTCTCGCTCACTTAAGACCTGAGTCTCACTCACTTGAGACCTGAGTCTCGCTCACTTGAGACCTGAATGCTGAGTCTCGCTCACTTAAAACCTGAGTCTCGCTCACTTGAGATCTGAGTCTCGCTCACTTGAGACCTGAATGCTGAGTCTCGCTCACTTAAAACCTGAGTCTCACTCACTTGAGATCTGAGTCTCGCTCACTTGAGACCTGAGTCTCGCTCACTTGAGATCTGAGTCTCGCTCACTTGAGACCTGAGTGCTGAGTCTCGCTCACTTGAGAGCTCTGTCATCTTACCTTCTCTCCGAATCTCAATGTCTTGCTGTGAGTTTGAGATTTCCAAGTTGAGTTTCTCTTGTTGCTGTTTGGCTGACTGAGTCTGTGCTGTGAGAATTCTCAGTTTCTGTCTGAGCTCTGTTAATTTCTGAATGTGATCCTCCAGGgctgaaagaaagaaaacgagCTCTGTTACCTTCCAAGATTTAGTTCATAATGTGGGTTTTGGTATGGGGGAAAAAaaaggataggaatggttggaaatcaactactattcaggtacgaagactagaccaggaaaaaagacaaatttataattaggtttaggtctttaaccaagtcaataaactgtgaaatGTAGATGATCATAAATAATTTAgttacattgttgtattactatgctagaagttttattGAGTATacagtactcttatctacagaaataagaaacttggatgcaTGCAGGGGTCAACATTAACGTTTGTCCACTTGTCCGGCACAAGTGGAAAAACATTTCGGGcaagtgaatattgatgggcacttgtccgattggacaagtgcttttttatgtaaagacgtctccaaacaattttgtgaaaagtttatcggtACAAAGGagtttgaaaatttatcaataaagttaataaaatgtacttgattgaccaagccatgagctatgcgGTAGTTCAGAGTCATAAGTAATGCATGGaaaatgaacttcgatcccgatATCAATCGCTATGTAAACTAGCTGAGTCACACTCGATGTTCACTTATTGCATACTACTTTCAATCATCCATGGATCTTATGAAGTCATTGATTCAAGACAGGAagtctagataaaattttgttttgtgtgtttgttgtttttatcaagggaatatgataaaaacaagacatgtttgtgaaacacaaatgcccccgataatggccaattccgaagatggccaaggtcacaagggcaaatatcttggtaccagtagaaagatcttgtcaaaagaaatgctcatgtacaatatgaaagctctaatatttgccatttagaaattataacgaccaatgtaaaaaaaaattaaagtaggtcaaatgtcaaggtcaaaaggttcaataccaatggaaagatcttgtaacaaggaatactcacgtgcaatatcaaagctctacctcttactgttcaaaagttattagcaaggttaaagttttcaaaaagtaggccaaactccaaggtcaaggtcacagggtcaaaaatgttggtacccacagaaaggtcttgtcacaaggaatactcatgtgaactatcaaagctctatcacttactgttcaaaaggtattagcaaggttaaagttttcaaaaagtaggtcaaattccaaggtcaaaggtaaaaaatgttggtacccacagaaaggtcttgtcacaaggaatactcatgtaaaatatcaaagctctatcacttactgttcaaaaggtatttgcaaggttaaagttttcaaaaactaggtcaaacgtcaaggtcatggggtcaaaaatgttggtacccacggaaaggtcttgttacaaggaatactcatgtgaaatatcaaagctgtatctcttactgttcaaaagttattagcaaggttaaagttttcaaaaagtaggtcaaattccaaggtcaaggggtaaaaaatgttggtacccatgaaacggtcttgtcacaaggaatactcacgtgaaatatcaaagctctatcacttactgttcaaaagttattagcaaggtcaaagttttcaaaaagtaggtcagactcgaaggtcaaggtcacggggtcaaaaatgttggtactcacggaaaggtcttgtcacaaggaatactcatgtgaaatatcaaagctgtatcacttactgttcaaaagttattagcaaggttaaagtttcagacagaatgacagacaggacaaaaacaatatgccccccgatcttcgatctcgggggcataaaaatcaactAAGCAGGTATAAAAATGTACTATAAAttaaatagttttcaagttgacaatattagattttttgttttgaaatttttttggaCAAGTGAAATTGAAGTTCGGACAAGTCAATATCTTTGTCCCGTGTCCGAATGGACATGCAGGTAGGAAAAGaagttaatgttgagccctgTGGTGCATGTAAACTTTAAGCTGGTGTGGATGTGATTCCACTTGTTCTTTGTAGAGGTAAACTAAAAATGTACcaattatcaaataaatatctgcaagcacacccccccccccccctttcaaaagGAATCTGATGATTCACGCTATTTTTCTAAATCCAATGGCCATAACTTACTGGAAAATCAATGGTCCGAAACCAaattcaaacaagaggtactgtgagcaatgctcactaagaatacccccagcttaccccaatctcccaaagggtgttgttaataggtataaattacctcttt
It encodes:
- the LOC125666260 gene encoding kinetochore protein Spc25-like — its product is MMEGSDQELTGRSLQDFLQNELTTLSSNLDDTYTVLSQKWIGNELMVHLDKLQQTQQGKVTHYHTLEDHIQKLTELRQKLRILTAQTQSAKQQQEKLNLEISNSQQDIEIRREALKGNSHDTEQSLKELELAASFYRDRLGLRFQKISGGRLQYCFSSLDRENPETCCYFCLKINDDRTYAVSEFSPPLDNMEELETKLNMTNNLRSFMVAIRKKFIKALNSPK